GGTCACTTCCCTCTCGTCGCTCTCCTCCCATGGGATCCTCTGCTCCATGCTCTCCAGGCGGAGTATCTCCGCGAGAAGCCCCTCCGTGCCCACCGTGACATCCTGGAAGGTCTCGTAGGTGAGGAAGATCCTTCCGAGCTCGCGGGCCCTTTCGAGCGCGATAACGTTCCTCGCGCTCCTTATCTCCAGGGTCTTGTACGGGCTCCTCAAAAGCTCATCGAGAACCCGTCTCGCGATTCCGGCGAGAGTTATCGCCTCCATACTCTCACCTCACAGGTAGATGCTCTCGTACTGCTTCTCGGCCTTTCTCCTGGCCTGCTCCATCTGCTCGTGCATCTTCCTCAGCTGGGCCTCTATCATCTCCGCCTCCTTGAGCAGGGGCTCCGTTGAGACCTCTATCGGCGTCAGCTTCTTCAGAACCTCTATGACGTTCGCAGCTGCCCTCGGGTCGGGTCTGTCCCCGAAGGTCTCTCCCAACAGCACGTAGGCGTCGAGTTTTTCCTTGCTTGCCTCCCAAAGGAGCTTTCCACTCATTCCCATTATCGAACCGTACTGGAGGATTTTTACTCCCAGATTCTCGAGCTCCCTGTTCAGCTCTTCCTTGGCCCCAACTCCCCAGACGTCCATCTTCTCCTTGAAGAGGCCTATGCCTATGCCTCCGAGGGATACGATCTTGTCGGCCCTCATGTCCTTGAGGTACCTCACGAGCTCCCGGGCTATCTCGCTCACCAGGGTGGGCGGGACGTAGATGTCCGCCACGGCGAGTATTATGTTGTCCTTCCCGTAGAACCTGAGAGGAGGGTTGGGCTTTCCGTCGAGTATCAGCGCCATGGGCGGGATGAACGGGCTCTCCACGTAGCCTATCATCTCCATTCCAAGCTCCTTCGCTAGGAAGTTCGCCGCTATGTGGCCGACCAGGCCTATCCCGGGGTAGCCCTCTATCAGGATGGGGTTCTTTATCTCCGGGAGCACTATTTTCACCGGTCCCCCGTTGTCCATGCTCTCACCCCCACGAAAGGATTTAATTCCAAAAGGTTATTAAATTTTTGCCCTCTACCGGACGGTGCTCCCCTTCAGTTCCGCCTTTATCTTCCACTCGTACCAGATGAAGCCTCCGATTATCCAACCTACCATAAACGTCACAAACCAGCCGGCTGAGGGTCTAACTCCCGAACCCAGAAGATGGAACATGAGGAAAGTCCCCACGAACCAGCCGATGATGCCCGCGAACGTCCAGGATACGAGCCATCTGCCGAGACCGGCCGGCATTTCAAATCCCCGTATGCCCCTTGGTCTTCATCGCCTTAAGCTTTATTCCGAGTTTCATTTCCACTGGAAAAGCAACCCTTAAATAACTCGGGCTTTATTTTTACAGGGTGATGTCTATGGTGAAGATTGGTATCATTGGTGGTTCGGGCGTTTACGGCGTCTTCGAGCCGAAAGAGACAGTCAAGGTCCACACCCCCTACGGCAGGCCTTCGGCTCCAGTGGAAATCGGCGAAATCGAGGGCGTTGAGGTTGCCTTCATACCCCGCCACGGCAAGAACCACGAGTTCCCGCCGCATGAAGTGCCATACAGGGCGAACATCTGGGCTCTCCATGAGCTCGGCGTTGAGCGCGTAATAGGCGTTACCGCCGTTGGCTCGCTCCGCGAGGAGTACAAGCCCGGTGACATAGTGGTAACCGACCAGTTCATAGACTTCACGAAGAAGAGGGACTACACCTTCTACAACGGGCCCAGGGTTGCCCACGTTTCCATGGCCGACCCCTTCTGCCCTGAGATGAGGAAGATATTCTACGAGACCGCCAAGGATCTCGGCTTCCCTGTCCACGAGAAGGGCACCTACGTCTGCATCGAGGGGCCGCGCTTTTCCACGAGGGCAGAGAGCTTCATGTTCAGGCAGTACGCCCACATAATCGGAATGACGCTCGTCCCGGAGATAAACCTCGCCAGGGAGCTGGGTATGTGCTACGCGAACATCGCGACGGTTACGGACTACGACGTCTGGGCCGACAAGCCGGTAGATGCTCAAGAGGTCCTCAAGGTCATGGCCGAGAACAACTACAAGGTCCAGGAACTGCTCAAGAAGGCCATCCCGCTCATTCCTGAGGAGAGGAAGTGCGGCTGCGCCGACGTGCTGAAGAGCATGTTCGTCTGATTCCTTTTCTCCGACACCTTTTTAACTTCCAGGGGAAACACACCTTCTTAAAAGGTGATGCTCATGAGCATTCTCATCAAAAACGGGCGCGTTATCTACGGCGAGAACTTTGAGGTCGTTGAGGCCGACCTTCTCATAGAAGGAAACCGCATCGTCAAGGTTGCCAAGGAGGTAACTGAAGCCGCAGACACCGTCATCGATGCCAAGGGAAAGGTGGTTTCTCCAGGCTTCGTGAACCTGCACACCCACTCCCCGATGGGCCTCTTCCGCGGTCTCGCCGACGATCTGCCCCTCATGGACTGGCTCCAGAACCACATATGGCCGCGTGAGGCAAAGCTCACGAGGGAATACACCAAGGTTGGAGCCTACCTCGGCGCGCTGGAGATGATAAAGACCGGAACGACGGCTTTTCTCGACATGTATTTCTTCATGGATGCCGTTGCCGAAGTCGTGGAGGAATCCGGCCTCAGGGGCTACCTCTCCTATGGGATGATAGACCTCGGGGACCCCGAGAAGACCGAGAAGGAGATAAAAGAGGCCCTTCGCACGATGGAGTTCATAGAGAAGCTCGGCTCCGACAGGGTTCACTTCGTCTTTGGCCCTCATGCCCCCTACACCTGCTCGATAGCCCTGCTCAAGGAGGTCAGGAAGCTGGCGAACGAGCACGGAAAGCTTATCACCATTCACGTGAGCGAGACGATGGCGGAGATAGGCCAGATAACCGAGCGCTACGGAAAGAGCCCTGTAGTTCTACTTGATGAAATCGGCTTCTTCGGGAGTGATGTAATCATAGCCCATGGCGTCTGGCTCGACAGCAGGGACATACAGATTCTCGCGAGGCACGGCGTCACCGTCGCCCACAACCCGGCCAGCAACATGAAGCTCGCGAGCGGGGTGATGCCCCTCCAGAGGCTCCTAAACGCGGGCGTAAACGTCGGCCTCGGTACCGATGGTGCCGCCAGCAACAACAACCTCGATATGCTCGACGAGATGAAGCTTGCCGCTCTCATTCACAAGGTTCACAACCTCGACCCGACGGTGGCGGACGCCAAGACGGTCTTCAGGATGGCCACAGTAAACGGTGCCAAAGCCCTGCGCCTCAACGCCGGCGTCATAAAGGAGGGCTACCTGGCGGATGTAGCAATCATCGACTTTAACCAGCCCCACCTCCGCCCCGTGAACAACGTGGTCAGCCACCTCGTCTACTCGGCCAGCGGAAACGACGTCGAGACAACGATAGTGGACGGAAAAATCCTCATGCTCGACCGCGAGGTCCTCACGCTCGACGAGGAGAAAATCCTTGACGAGGCCGAAAAAACGATAGAGAAGCTGGCTTAGCTCAGAGGCTGGCCAGCCAGTCTGGGTTTACCTCAACGGGCCTTTCCTTTTCCACCCACACCCTGAGCTTTCTGTACATGGCTGCCCCAGCGACACCTGAGATTACGTTCGACAGGCCCGTTATGAGGCCGTCGATCAGGCCCGCCAGCAGGGCCCCAGTAAAGCCCCTGGCAACGAGGGAGGTCATGAAAACAAGCCCTCCGGCCGCGGCCCCGATGCCAACGATAACAGCTCCCATCATGGCCCCGAAGACGAAGACCTCCTTGGCGTTGTCCAGGGCGGTTCCGATTATTCCCAGTCCCTCCCCGAAATCCTTGGTCCATATGTACGCTGGAATCATCATGGTGATTATCCCCATCAGGAAGATCGCCGGGGGCAGTCCAAGCAGTCCCGCTATCACGTACCTCGTTGTTCCGGAGAGCGCGTAGTACGCCAGTATCGCGGGGAAGAGCATGAGACCGCCGACTATGAGGATGACGATTCCGTAAACGATGCCCACCAAGAGGGCCAGTATTCCCCCGGTTATGGACTCCTTAATGAGAGCCAACTCCTCGAAGGGTATGTCCTTTTTGTGGTAGTAGAAGGCCTTGGTGGGATAGTATATTACGGTGAGCCTGATGAGCAGGGCAATGAGGACGAGGAGAGCCGCAATGCCAAGGTTTAGATTGGGACTGTAATCCACAGGCCTCATATCAGTGTTGAATCCTGAG
The Thermococcus radiotolerans genome window above contains:
- a CDS encoding DUF473 domain-containing protein, with the translated sequence MEAITLAGIARRVLDELLRSPYKTLEIRSARNVIALERARELGRIFLTYETFQDVTVGTEGLLAEILRLESMEQRIPWEESDEREVTVCRAQVRLLGLGRIVEVRKRNTVLVVRVREMLPQEMDIG
- a CDS encoding proteasome assembly chaperone family protein; translation: MDNGGPVKIVLPEIKNPILIEGYPGIGLVGHIAANFLAKELGMEMIGYVESPFIPPMALILDGKPNPPLRFYGKDNIILAVADIYVPPTLVSEIARELVRYLKDMRADKIVSLGGIGIGLFKEKMDVWGVGAKEELNRELENLGVKILQYGSIMGMSGKLLWEASKEKLDAYVLLGETFGDRPDPRAAANVIEVLKKLTPIEVSTEPLLKEAEMIEAQLRKMHEQMEQARRKAEKQYESIYL
- a CDS encoding S-methyl-5'-thioadenosine phosphorylase, coding for MVKIGIIGGSGVYGVFEPKETVKVHTPYGRPSAPVEIGEIEGVEVAFIPRHGKNHEFPPHEVPYRANIWALHELGVERVIGVTAVGSLREEYKPGDIVVTDQFIDFTKKRDYTFYNGPRVAHVSMADPFCPEMRKIFYETAKDLGFPVHEKGTYVCIEGPRFSTRAESFMFRQYAHIIGMTLVPEINLARELGMCYANIATVTDYDVWADKPVDAQEVLKVMAENNYKVQELLKKAIPLIPEERKCGCADVLKSMFV
- a CDS encoding amidohydrolase family protein is translated as MSILIKNGRVIYGENFEVVEADLLIEGNRIVKVAKEVTEAADTVIDAKGKVVSPGFVNLHTHSPMGLFRGLADDLPLMDWLQNHIWPREAKLTREYTKVGAYLGALEMIKTGTTAFLDMYFFMDAVAEVVEESGLRGYLSYGMIDLGDPEKTEKEIKEALRTMEFIEKLGSDRVHFVFGPHAPYTCSIALLKEVRKLANEHGKLITIHVSETMAEIGQITERYGKSPVVLLDEIGFFGSDVIIAHGVWLDSRDIQILARHGVTVAHNPASNMKLASGVMPLQRLLNAGVNVGLGTDGAASNNNLDMLDEMKLAALIHKVHNLDPTVADAKTVFRMATVNGAKALRLNAGVIKEGYLADVAIIDFNQPHLRPVNNVVSHLVYSASGNDVETTIVDGKILMLDREVLTLDEEKILDEAEKTIEKLA